From a single Apostichopus japonicus isolate 1M-3 chromosome 12, ASM3797524v1, whole genome shotgun sequence genomic region:
- the LOC139977981 gene encoding uncharacterized protein, with protein sequence MAALQPPKLLLFTMFAFITVNLITPCCAISEVYVAEGGVIHLNFSFSYNGFGRLELRHNNNAVFVRRSDITESNSRTPLLLFDISYEITSFTITDFVSSDNGRYICLLNGQKQDPVYDLSVICAEFVWTQYCKIAKPHNHKSECIQTWDTVVGVTVIPVYNMKIA encoded by the exons ATGGCTGCCCTGCAACCACCAAAACTGCTGTTGTTCACCATGTTTGCATTCATAACGGTGAATCTGATAACTCCTTGTTGTG CGATTTCTGAGGTATATGTTGCTGAAGGCGGTGTCATTCATCTTAACTTTAGTTTCAGCTATAATGGCTTTGGACGTCTAGAATTACGACACAATAACAACGCTGTTTTTGTCAGACGGTCTGACATTACAGAGAGTAATTCCAGAACACCTCTTTTATTGTTTGATATATCCTACGAAATAACGAGCTTTACAATCACAGACTTCGTATCTTCGGACAATGGCCGATATATCTGTTTGTTAAATGGACAAAAACAAGATCCTGTGTACGATCTATCAGTAATAT GCGCAGAATTTGTTTGGACCCAATATTGTAAAATTGCCAAACCCCACAACCATAAATCGGAGTGCATCCAAACTTGGGATACAGTGGTGG GGGTGACAGTCATCCCAGTGTACAATATGAAGATCGCATGA
- the LOC139976788 gene encoding uncharacterized protein: MWDRPRMAWAIYWIIIGSFVQAQEFSTTVVKEGEDATIECGLQTKVAEGYLKWETMTNGSPVDLAYDLKGGHTDCDDRIINCTLYANGSIQLESVSKEDGARYYRCLRGDEDGYHYYSDHRLLVLSKEETSSPPSIETPHRESVSSFNMGKKGVLHGYNAPVCEDDVDGNLPVVCYPPSGIIVDREYETIQCYCTDSDGQMDNVTFPVTRQTSSRPSFETPHRESVTSFNMGEKGVLHGYNAPVCEDDVDGNLPVVCYPPSGIIVDREYETIQCNCTDSDGLMDRVAFPVTSLTHWAHPGCREAFISILVILLTIFVFIWICLNLCKNLKKWNTNRKHAVGKGLKQSEVQAMLLEGLREMLVTEIKMELNLPNEKSMKMPKEMTVKGLKNRDLNKLLEEKQDQKISDWNQASCEQQ, translated from the exons ATGTGGGATCGTCCCAGAATGGCATGGGCAATATACTGGATTATTATAG GGTCATTTGTGCAGGCACAGGAGTTCAGTACTACAGTTGTTAAGGAAGGGGAAGATGCAACAATAGAATGTGGGTTACAGACTAAAGTGGCGGAAGGTTACCTGAAATGGGAAACCATGACTAATGGTAGCCCTGTAGACTTAGCATATGATCTCAAAGGCGGACATACTGACTGTGATGACAGAATCATCAATTGTACTCTATACGCCAATGGTAGTATCCAACTGGAGTCTGTTAGCAAGGAAGATGGTGCCAGATATTATCGTTGCCTTAGAGGAGATGAAGATGGGTACCACTATTATTCTGATCACAGGCTCTTAGTTTTGTCAAAAG AGGAAACGTCTTCTCCCCCATCAATTGAAACACCTCACAGAGAGTCAGTAAGTTCCTTTAACATGGGTAAGAAGGGTGTGCTACATGGCTACAATGCTCCAGTCTGTGAAGATGATGTGGATGGGAACCTCCCAGTAGTCTGCTATCCACCGTCTGGTATAATTGTAGACAGAGAATATGAGACTATTCAGTGTTATTGTACAGACTCAGATGGGCAGATGGACAATGTGACATTCCCTGTAACAA GGCAAACTTCTTCTCGTCCATCATTTGAAACACCTCACAGAGAGTCAGTAACTTCTTTTAACATGGGTGAGAAGGGTGTGCTACATGGCTACAATGCTCCAGTCTGTGAAGATGATGTGGATGGGAACCTCCCAGTAGTCTGCTATCCACCATCTGGTATAATTGTAGACAGAGAATATGAGACTATTCAGTGTAATTGTACAGACTCAGATGGGCTGATGGACAGGGTGGCATTTCCTGTAACAA GCTTAACTCATTGGGCGCATCCTGGTTGTAGGGAGGCTTTCATTAGTATTTTGGTTATATTACTAacaatttttgtatttatatggATTTGCCTGAACTTGTGCAAGAATCTCAAAAAGTGGAACACAAACCGTAAACATGCAG TTGGTAAAGGATTGAAACAAAGTGAGGTTCAAGCAATGCTTCTGGAAGGACTACGGGAGATGCTG GTGACAGAAATAAAAATGGAACTAAATTTGCCAAACGAGAAAA GTATGAAGATGCCAAAGGAAATGACAGTGAAAGGGTTGAAAAACAGAGATCTTAACAAACTACTAGAGGAAAAGCAAGATCAG AAAATAAGTGATTGGAATCAAGCCTCTTGTGAGCAACAGTAG